Within the Opitutaceae bacterium TAV5 genome, the region GCCATCGCCGCTGCCGCCTATGGCACGCTGACCATTCCCGCCGTGGACAAGATTTTCGGCCCCGGCAACGCCTACGTGTGCGAGGCCAAGCGTCAGGTTTTCGGGACGGTCGGCGTCGATTCGCTGCCCGGCCCGAGCGAGGTCATGGTGATTTGCGACGAAAGCGCCAATCCCGCCTTCGCCGCCGCCGACCTGCTCGCCCAGGCCGAACACGGCTCCGGGCGCGAAAAAATCTTCTTCGCCGCGACTTCCGCCAAAATCGTCGAAGCCGTCCACGCCGAGATACGCGCGCAGCTCAAGTACCTCTCCCGCGCGGAGAAAATCGAAAAAGTCCTCGCCGCCGGTTTCCTCACGATCGAGGCGGGCACCCTCGCCCAGCTTGCCGAGATCGCCAACTACATCGCCCCCGAGCACCTCAACCTCCAGGTGAAGGACTCCGCGCAAAAAACCCTGCTCAGGACGATCACCACGGCCGGCGCCATCCTGCTCGGCAACCTCACCGCCACCGCGCTCGGCGACTTCGTGGCCGGCCCGAGTCACGTGCTCCCGACCGGCCGCGCCGGACGTTTTTTCAGCGGCCTGCGCGTGGCCGACTTCATGCGTCGCACCAGCATCGTCAACTACACGAAAGCCGGAGTGAAAAAAGCCGAGCCGATCGTCTCGGCCTTCGCCGCGATGGAGCGACTCGATGCGCACGGACGCTCCGTGAAGTTGCGAGCGCTGTAGCGCCCGCAGCATCATCTCAAAAACTGAAACGCTGAAATGCTGAAAAGCTGAAAGAGTCGGCTTCCATTTCAGATTTCAGCTTTTCAGCATTTCAGCGTTTTCCACATGCAACCGCTTCCGCACATCGCCCGGCTCCACGCCTACACGCCCGGTCTCCAGCCGACCGGACCCGGCTGGGTGAAACTCAACACCAACGAGTGCCCGTATCCGCCGAGCCCGCGCGCCGCCGCCGCGGTCCAGGCCGAACTGGCCGGCGAAGGCGAACGCCTCCGGCTCTATCCGAACCCGGCCAGCGCGCCGCTCCGCCAGCTCGTCGCCCGTCTCCACGGCCACGGCCTCACGGAAAAAAACGTCCTGATCGGCAACGGTTCCGACGACATCCTCAACCTCCTTGTTCGCGCCTGGGGAGGCCCGGCAAACGAGGCGGCCGCCACCGGCTTCACCGTGCCGAGTTACTCGCTCTATCCGGTGCTCGTCGCCATCCAGGACGGCGCGTGCGAGGCGATCGAATTCGACCGCTCGATGACGCTGCCCGTCGGGAAAATCGCCGCCTCGTCCGCGCGGATGTTCATCCTCACCTCGCCCAACGCGCCGACCGGCGTGGCGTTTTCCAATGCGGAGCTCGAAACGGTGCTCGCGCGTTTCCCCGGCCTGCTCGTCGTCGATGAAGCCTACGCGCCCTTCGCCCGCGAAAACGCCGTGACGCTTCTCGCCCGCCACCCGCGGCTCGTCATCACCCGCACGCTCTCCAAGGCCCACGCGCTCGCCGGCATCCGCGTCGGCTACGCGCTGGCGCATCCCGACGTGATCGACATCCTCGACCGCGTGCGCGACAGCTACAACGTCAACCGTCTCTCCCAGGCCGCCGCCTTCGCCGCGCTGGAGGACACCGGCTATTACGACGCCATCATCGGCAAGATCATCGAAACCCGCGATTACTGGGCGAGCGACTGGCGCCGCAAACGCGGCTGGTTCACCTACGAGACGCAGGCCAACTTTATCTTCACCGAACCGAAAAACGCCCGTGGCGAGACCGGCCCCGCCGTGGCGAAATCGTTGTACGACCACTTCGTTGCGCAAAAGATTCTCGTCCGGTACTTCCCCGGTCACGCCTTGACCGCCGCTTTCCTGCGCATCAGCGTCGGCACCGACGACGAGATGCTCGTCGTCAACGAAGCAATCGACGCATGGCTGACCAAAACGAACAAAACGGACAAAACGGACGCAAGGTAACCCTCGTCCGCAAGACGGCCGAGACCGACATCCGCCTCACGCTCGCCCTCGACGGCGCGGGCGCCTCGCGCATCGACACCGGCGTGCCGTTCTTCGACCACATGCTCACGCTTTTCACGAAGCACGGCCTCTTCGACCTCGACGTGACCTGCAAGGGCGACGTGGACGTCGATTATCACCACACCGTCGAGGACGTCGGCCTCGTGCTCGGCGACGCCATCAAACAGGCGCTCGGCGAAAAGCTCGGCATCCGGCGCTACGGATTTTTCATCCTGCCGATGGACGAGACGCTGGCGCGCGTGGCCGTGGACATCGGGGGGCGTCCGCACCTCGTTTATCACGTGGAGGCGCCGACGATGTTCGTGCGCGATTTCAATATCATCCTCGTGAAGGAATTTTGCCGCGCCTTCAGCAACGCGCTCGGCTGCAACCTGCATGTGGAAATCGAATACGGCGAGGAGCCGCACCACATCGCCGAGGCGATTTTCAAGTGCCTGGCCCGCGCGCTCGACGTGGCCACGCAGATCGACCCGCGCACCGCCGGCCAGCTCCCCTCGACCAAGGGGAAAATCTGAGACCGGACTTCCTGATATTTCTGATTTTACACAAAGATCGCAAAGACCGCGAAGTTCCTGAAAAGCAATTCTTTGCGCCCTTTGCGATCTTTGTGTAAAAATCCGGAAGTTTCGGGAGGTCGTATCACACCTGCGCCAGCGCCTGTTCGAGGTCGCGTTGCAGGTCTTCGAAGTCCTCGATGCCGACCGAAAGCCGGATAAAATCGGGCGGTGTGCCGGTGGCGAGCCGCTCTTCGTCGGTAAGCTGCGAATGCGTGGTGCTCGCCGGGTGGATCGCCAGCGACTTGGCGTCGCCGATGTTGGCCAGGTGCGAGAAGAGCTTCAGCGACTCGATCAGCTTGCGGCCCGCCTCGAAACCGCCCTTGACCCCGAAACCGACGAGCCCGCCGAAACCGCCGCGCAGGTATTTTCTGGCGGCGGCGTGGTTCGGGCTCGACTTGAGGCCGGGATAGTTGGTCCAGGCGATCTTCGGGTGGGATTCGAGAAATTCGGCCACGCGCAGCGCATTGGCGCAGGTGCGCTCCATGCGCAGGTGGAGGGTTTCGAGGCCCTGCACCATCAGCCACGAATTGAACGGCGAGATGCACGCGCCCATGTCGCGCAGCAGTTGCAGGCGGATTTTCATGGCGCAGGCGATGTTGACGCCGCCCTTGCCGTCCGCGTCCGCGCCGGCGGCGCGAAACGCCTCCTGGTAGACGAGGCCGTGATAGCTGGCGTCAGGCTGGGTGAAGCCGGGGAACTTGCCGTTGCCCCAGTCGAAATTGCCGCCGTCCACGACGATGCCGCCGATGGACGTGCCGTGGCCGCCGATGTATTTGGTGGTCGAGTGGACGACGATGTTGGCGCCCCATTCGAACGGGCGGTTCAGCCAGGGGGTGAGGCAGGTGTTGTCGATGATCAGCGGCACGCCGGCCTCGCGGGCGATGCGGCCGACTTCCTCGAACGGGAAAATGTTGAGCGCCGGGTTGCCGAGACCTTCGCCATAAAACGCCTTGGTGTTGGGCCGGAGGGCGCGGTGGAAGGCGTCCGGATCGCCGGCATCGACGAACGACACCTCGATGCCGAGGCGCGGGAAGGTGTGGCGGAAGAGATTCCAGGTGCCGCCGTAGAGCTGGGCGACGGAGACGATGTGGTCGCCGGCGCCGGCGACGTTGAGGAGGGCGTTGGTGATGGCGGCCTGGCCGGAGGCGTGGGCGAGGGCCGCCGTGCCGCCTTCGAGGGCGGCCACGCGCTGCTCGAAGACATCCGTCGTCGGATTCATGATACGCGTGTAGATGTTGCCCGCCTCTTTCAGGCCGAAGAGGTTGGCGGCGTGTTCGGTGTCGCGAAACACGTAGCTGCTGGTCTGGTAGAGCGGCGCGGCGCGCGAGCCGGTCGCGGGGTCCGGCGTCTGGCCGGCATGGAGTGCCTTGGTGGCGAAGCCCTGGGTAGTCATGGAGCGCCTGTCCGTAAGGGGCGGCGGCGCAATGGCAAGGCAAAGGAGCGGAGGGGGCGGGGGGGCCGGGGGCGGCTTTCTGCGATCAGGCGATGCCGTGGTTGCCGTTTTTCTTGCGCTTCCTGTCGCCCGTGGCTTCGGAGGCCGCGAACGGCGGCGTGGTGCGCGTGTCGTCCGCCTCGGGATGCGCGGGGTGCAGGGTTTGCCGGAGCAGGGCGCGGAGCCGGCCGGTCGAGAGGCGCACCCGGAAGGTCCGGCGCAGGCTGCCGGTATTGGCCGGGTGACAGGCAAACTCGGCGGCTTCAACCGTGAAGTCGCGGACCCGGCGCAACCGGCCGGTGGCGCGCACGATGTCGTGATCCGCGGCAAAATAGTCGGGCGCCAGAAAGGTGATCAGGCGGTGCAGGCACCGGGCATGCGGATAGAGCGCCCGGCGAAAGATAACGGGCTCGAATTTCTCCGCGGAGATGCCGCGCTGCTCGCAATAAAGCTCAGCAAAGGTCCGTGACGGAAGGCCGGGTGTAGTCATTGCAATGGCGGAAATTTCTGTGGTGAGGGCGTGAAATCGGGTTACCCCGTATCGGGCCGGGCTGCCAGTTATTAAAATGTGCGAACGTTCCGGGGGGTAGCTCCAAAGCAGCAAACCTCCGGCCTTTACATGTGCAAGTCTTTTTAATCTGCTGGACGACTTCTGTCGTGACTCTCGACTATACCATCATCGCTCTGTCTGTTGTCTTGTTGTGGATCCCTCGTCCGTGGATGAGGTTCGGGCGCCTGGGCCTGGCGTCGAGGCGGCGCTCGGCCGGGAGGCGTGCGAGGGAAAACGTGGCGGGCGAGAGCATGTCGTTCGGCGTGGATTACCGGCTGAACATGGGCCGGGAATTCGGAAACCTGCGCAACTGGCTGGATCTGGCCCGGGCGCTGACGGGCGGTTTCGGCCTGCTGGCGGTGGGGATGCAGGGGCTGATGGACACGCCGCTGGAGGTGGCGCGTCCGTATATCGCCGGCCAGATCGGAATCGTGGTCGTGGCGGTGCTCATCCAGATGCTGCGGTTCGAGAAACGGTTCACGTTTTTCGCGCCGGTGTTTTTTATCCAGGGGTTGATGTTCGGCCTGGTGGACTGGCGGGTGGGCCTGCTGGTCATGATCGGGACGTGGGCGATCAATCCGTTGCTGCCGTCGCCGGCTCCGTTCCTGACGGTGCTCGGCTGCATCGCGGCGATTTTCGGCACGCTGGTGGGCGTACCCGTGGCGTACGTGCTGACGGCGGCCGGCATATCGATCGGCCCGGTGCTGGTGAGCATCCTGCTGAAGCGGCGGCTGGCCGGGAGCCTGACTCGCAAGGAGGCGTCGTCCTCGCGGCGGCGGCGTTCGTCGCGGGCCACGGATACGGCGGGGAGGCGTGACGGATCGGGGAAGCTCGAAGATGCCTGATCCCGCATCGCCCTCCGAACCGCGCTGGCGCATCTGGCTGGCGGCGACGCGGCCGCGCACCTTGCCGGCGGCGGTGGCTCCGGTGCTCGTGGGCACGGCGCTGGCTTGCCGCGCGGGGGCGCAGCGGCCATGGGCCGCGGCGGCGTGCCTGGGGTTCGCGCTGCTGATCCAGATCGGCACGAATTTTGCCAACGAGTATTTCGATTTCCTGAAAGGCGCCGACACGCCCGAACGGGTGGGACCGCGGCGCGCCGTGGCCGCGGGCCTGGTGACGCCGCGCACGATGCTGGGAGCGACGATCGGGGTGTTCGCGGCGGCGTTTGTCGTCGGGCTGACGCTGCTCGGCTACGGCGGCTGGCCGCTGCTGGTGATCGGGGTGGCGAGCATCGTCTGCGGTTTCGCCTACACGGGCGGGCCGTATCCGCTCGGGTACAACGGGCTCGGGGATATTTTTGTATTCGTCTTTTTCGGACTGGTGGCGGTGGGGGCGACGTTTTTTGTGCAGGCCGGGCGCCTGAACGCCGACGTGCTGGCCGCCGGCGCGGGAGTCGGGGCCTTGGCGGTGAACATCCTCGTGGCGAACAATTATCGCGACGTGGAGACGGACCGGAAGGCAGGCAAGCGCACGCTGGTGGTGCGGCTCGGGCGGCGGTTCGCGCGGGTGCAGTTCGGTTTTGCGCACATGCTGGCGGTCGCGGTGGTGCTGGCGCTGACATGGCGCGGGCTGCTCGCGCCGGGGCCGGCGTTGACCGTGGCGGCGCTGGCGCTGGTCGCCGGGGTGTGGCAGTCGCGGCTGTTGCGAGGGGCGACGACGCCGGCCGCGTGCATCCGGTTGCTCGGAATCACCGGGCGTTACCTGGCGCTTTACGGGATCGGCGTGGCAGTGGCGGCGTTGTGGTCGTAGCCTGAATTATACCAAAGCCCCAAAGCCTTCAGATTTTCACACAAAGCTCGCAAAGAGCGCAAAGGATTGCCAGTTAACTTCTTCGCGTCCTTTGCGGCCTTTGTGTAAAATCAAAAACATTCGGGACGCTGGTATTATTTCATACGATTTGGATCAGGGAAACGGAATCGATTGCGCGGCGTAGGGGCTTCGCTTGCGAAGCCCCTACGCCGTTTTCAGCTTGTGCAGCCAGCTGTCGATCTTGTTGGCGGTGATGACGCCGTAGTTGATCGTGCCGAGCCAGCCCGACATGATGATGCCCACGCTGCCGGCATGGTAGAGACCGGGGAGCTTTTCGCTGAGATTCATCGAAACGGGCAGGCCCTCGAACTTGGTGCCGAAGGAGGCGCCGTTGAGGTGGGTGGTGTAGCGTTCGATGGTGCGCGGCGTGGCGGCCTCGGTCCAGTCGATCTTGCCGCGCACGTCGGGGATGAATTTTTCCAGCGAGGCGATGGCTTCCTCGATGAGGCGCTTCTTGTGCGTTTCGTAGTCGTCGTCGGAGAGCGCCTGCCAGTCGGGGTAACGGCCGTTGAGCGAGGCGACCACCGTGTAGCGGTCGCTGCCGGGGCGGGTCTCGGGGTAATAGACGGAAAACGTGCGGCTCGTCGTGTGCAGGGAGGTGATCTCCTGCGGACTGTATTCGGGCGCCTGTGACGTGAAGACGAGGTCGCCGATGTGCGGGATCGATTCGCCCTTGCGAATGCCGAGATAGACTTGGCAGGAGCTGGTGTTGGTGCGCACGGCGCGGGCCTGCTCGATGAAATCGGCGGGAAAATTTTCCTCTCCGGCGAGGCGGAAGATGGTGTTCCTGATGTTGGCGTTGGAGAGGATGGCCTTGGCCCGGATGACGCGGCCCGTGCCGGCCGCGACGATGCCGCAGGCGACCTTGCGGCCGTCGCGCTCCTCGACGAGGATGCGTTCGACCATGACTTTCTTGCGCAGCTCGACGCCGTTCCTGCGGAGTTCGTCGCACATTTTTGCGATGAGCAGGTCGGAGCCGCCGCGGAAGGTATAGACGCCCGCGCCCATGAAGTTGCTGAACACGATGCCGAAGGTAATCGCGGGATCGTCCATCGTGGAGCCGTTGGCGTAGGCGATGGGTTCCATGAGCAGGCGGTGGACGTCGCTGCGGCCGGGGAAAAACCGCTCGAACATCTGCCCGGTGGTCTCGGGGTTGTTGTCGTAGTAGTTCATCGCCCGCAGGTGGTCGTAAAACGCCTCGACCTGCGCGCGGTCCACGCGGAACTGCTCGACGAGGACGCGGGTGTAGTCCTCGCGGGTGAAGGTCGTCCACACATCCATCTGCGGGTTGATGAAGCGGATGTCTTTCAGTTGCACGATGGCGTCGGCGATTTCCTTCGTCCAGTAGCGGCGGCAGCTCTTGATCATGCCGCTCGGGAAACCGTGCAGGGAGATGTCGAAAATGTGTCCGCCCTTGCGCGTGAACCAGGTGGCGAGTCCGCCGAACTGGTAATGGTGCTCGATGAGCAGCACGCGATGCCCCGCTTTCGCGAGGACGTTGGCGCCGGTGAGTCCGCCGAGTCCGCTGCCGATGACGATCACGTCGTATTCATCGGCGACACCTTTTAACCAGTCGTAAGCCATGGGTTGGGAAAAACGGTCGAGTGAAAAGCCCGCCGGGGCGAGCGCAAGCCCGCTCGTGAGCGGGCGGGGGAATTCGGCATGACTCAAAGTTGTGGTACCGCAGCCCTGCGGCTGCTGCCGACGCCGCTGACACCACCGGGATTGTTTTTTTTAATGAAGACGAAAAGAAAAGTTCGCCATTATTGAGGGAACTCTATTGGATCGGTCCCGTCTCAGTGCTTTCAGCCATGCCCACCCCTCCGCTTCCTACCCGAGAGGTTCTTGACGAGGACCTGCAAATAATTCGCGCGACACTCCTCGTGTTGCACGACGATTTTTACAAGCTTTCCGCCGATGCGGGGGCTGCCGTCCGGCGGGCGCTGGACTCGATCGAGGAAGCCCGTTCCGCCATGGCGTTCGGCGCCAACGGAAGCCGCGCATCCGGCGACTAGAGGAGGGCAGGAAGGGGGGCCGCAAGTCCCGACGCAGGGAGTTTGCGTTTGTCGGATCGTGTATCGTGGGTTCAGCCGGCCTGCACCCAGGCGGCGAGCGCCGGGGGGAGCGGGTGACGTTCGCGGGTGGCGGAGGCGATGCAGACGTGTTCGGTGCGGACGAGCGCCGCGCGTTTTCCGGCGGAACCGGAGGCACCGGGTCCGGCCGGTTTCACCATCACGTAGTCCACCGCAAAACTGTTTTCCGAAAGCGCCCGCGGCGTGACCTCGACGCGGATTTTTTCACCGCAGACGAGGGGCCGCAGGTAGGTGGCCTCGCTTTTCGAAACCGGGACGACCACGCCATGATCGGCAAAAAAGGTCTGCAACCCGACACCGGCCGCGCCGAGCGCTTCCTCGTAGGCTTCGTGACAGATGGAGAGGTAACGGGCGAAAAAAACCACGCCCGCCGCATCGGTGTCGGGAAAATGAATGGTGCGCTGGTACGAGAATGGCATGGCAGGATTTCCGGTTCCGGTTATCGGTGTGGCCTGTTTTGCCGCCCATGCCACCCATGACCAAGAACGAAATTGCCGACATCCTCGTCCGGATCGCCACCCTGCTCGAACTGACGGGAGAAAACCCCTTCAAGGTCCGCGCCTACCAGGCGGGTGCCCGGGCGCTGGAAGCGATCGAGGAGAGCGAACTCGACGCGCTGGTCGCGGACGAGGCCGCCGGGCTGAAGGCGGTCAAGGGCATCGGCGACGCGCTCGCCGAAAAAATCGCCACCCTGCGCACGACCGGAGCGCTGCCGTTTTACGAAAAGTTGCAGGCCTCCATCGCGCCCGGCCTCGTGGCGATGCTCGAGGTGCCGGGCCTCGGCCCGAAAAAAATCAAGGCGCTGCACGATCAGCTGGGCATCGATTCGCTGGAGAAACTCGCTGCCGCCTGCGCGGAGGGAAAAGTCGCGGCGTTGCCGGGTTTCGGTGAAAAATCGCAGCAGAAAATCGTCGAGGGCATCCGCAACCGCGAAGCCTACGGACGCCGCCACCTGTGGTGGGACGCCGACGCGGTCGCGCAGCCGGTGCTGGCCGGGTTGCGCCGCCTGCCGGCGGTATCGCGTGCGGAGGCGGCCGGCTCGCTGCGGCGCGGGCTGGAGACGGTGGGCGATCTCGACTTTGTCGTCGCATTGCGCGAGGGGGACGACAGCGGACCGGGGCCGGTGGTGGACTGGTTTTGCGGACAACCGGATGTGCGCGAGGTGACGGCGCGCGGCGAGACCAAGGCGAGCGTGCGTTTTGGCAGCGGCCTGCAAGCCGACCTGCGGCTCGTGCCGGAGGCGCAGTTCGCCTTCGCGCTGCATCACTTTACCGGATCGAAAGACCACAACGTGCAGATGCGCCAGCGGGCGCTCGCGCGCGGTCTGAGTTTGTCCGAGTGGGGCCTGACGCCGACCGCAGAAGGCGAGGAGAGCGGCGCTGCGTCGACCGCCGCCGGCGCGCAGGGCGCGAAGGCGGTGCAGACGGAAGCGGAGCTGTTTGCGCGGCTCGGCCTGCACTCCATTCCTCCCGAACTGCGCGAGGGTCTCGGCGAGATCGAGGACGCGGAGAAAGGCGAACTCCCGCGTCTCGTCGAGGCGGGCGACCTGCGCGGGGCATTCCACAACCACACGACGGCCTCCGACGGCGGCAACACGCTGGCCGAGATGGTCGCCGCCGCCGAGGCGCTCGGCTGGGATTATCTCGGCATCGCCGACCATTCGAAGGCGAGTTTCCAGGCGCGCGGACTCGACGAAAAACGGCTGACCGCGCAACTCGCGGAGATCCGCGCGCTCAACGAATCGGGACGCTTCCGCACGCATGTTTTCGCCGGCGTGGAATGCGATATCCTCGCCGACGGGCGCCTCGACTACGATGACGCCGCGCTGGATGAACTCGCCGCGCAGGGACTCGATTACGTGGTGGCGTCCGTCCACAACGCCTTTTCGCAGACCGAAGAGGTGATGACGGCGCGCATCCTTCGCGCCATCGCGCATCCGCGCGTGACGATGCTCGGCCACGCCACCGGCCGCCTGCTCCTGCAACGCGAAGGTTACCGCGTGGATCTCGGCAAGGTCATCGACGCGGCCATCAAGCACCGGGTGATCATCGAACTCAATGCCAGCCCGATGCGGCTCGATCTCGACTGGCGCCACTGGCGGCGCGTCGCCGGCCGCGGGCTGCTCTGCGCGATCAATCCCGACGCCCACGACACCGCCGGGCTCTCTTTCGTGCGCGCCGGCATCAACGCGGCGCGCAAGGGCGCCCTGACGCGCGAGCAGGTGCTCAACACCCGTCCGCTCGACGGCGTGCGCCGCTGGTTCCGCGAACGCCGCTGACCGCTCAGCTTTCCCGGCGGGAGGGGAGGAGGGCGGCGTCCTGCATGCCGTGGATGATTTTTTTGTCGGGCGGGCAAAACGTGGCGAGCGCCCCGCAGAGCGTCACCCGGTCGTCCCTGACGAAGAAATACGGACAGAGGCGGAGGCGTCCGGAGGCCTCGATGACCTGGCCTTCGTGCGAGTAGAGCCGGTGCGCGAGGCGGCGCGGTTTTTTGTAGGCTTGCAGGATGTGCAGGTTGGTCGGCGCGTCTTCGATCGCGATGTCCACGCCGCCCTGCCATTCCTCGCGCGAGCAGTCGCTGCCGAGGACCACGCTGCGCGCGCCCCAGGCGGTTTCGTGGAAGCCGGAAATCTTGATGATGAGGTCGCGCTCCTTTTGCGATGCGGCGGCGAGCTGGCGCCAGTCCGTCATGGCGCGTCCGCCGATGCGGGGCCCTTCGAGCACGGCGCCGGGCGGGAGCGGCGTCGGGTCGATCACCCACGAAGGCGGGATGAGTTTCGCGAGGAGATCGCGGGTTTTCCGGCCGAGGGCTTCGGCCCAGTAATCCTGCAACAGGTGGTGATGGAAAAGCGCGAGGCCGAGTTTTTCTTCCTGGAAAGGACGCAGCGGCGGCGTGATGGCGACCTCGCCCGCCTCGACGGCTTCCATGATCTGCGCGGCGGTGGCGATGTTGGGGAGGTCGAACAGCTCGAAGAAACGGTAGATCACGTCGATTTTCTCCGGGTCGCCCTCGACGTCGAAGCAGAGGGTGCTGCCGAGCGGGAAGATGTCGCCGGGTTCGAGGCAGAACACGCGTTTGCCTTGGTGTTGCAATTGCTGCGCCAGCCATTCCATCTCGGGCCGGTACGTGGCGGCCTCCTCGCTGACCACGATGACGATGAGCGGATTGCGCAGATCGGCGCGGAGGGCGGCGAGGGTATCGTAAAAATGGCGGATCATGGCATCGCCGGCGCCGAGGATGGCGTCGTCGGGCTGCGCGCCGCCTTGCTGGTAGAGGCGGTTGAGAAAGGCGGTGAGGCCGATGCCGCCGGGCACGGAATCGAGTTCCGTCATGACAAAACCGTCGTCGGTGAGCAGCAGGTCGGGCCGAAGGACGGAGGGGAACGCGCCCCGATTTTGCGGGTGGCGGGCATGGGCGACGAGCGAGGCGGGCTTGCCGCGGTCGAGGTAATCGCAGACCCAGGGCGTCAGGAGCGGCTTGTTGCGGAGCAGGTTTTTGCCGGAAGCGCTGCGCAGGTAGAGGGTTTCGAGGGCGCGGTGAAAATCGAGGCAGGCGGAGCCGATGGCTTCGATCTGGGCGAGTTCGGCGGGCGTGAGCGGCCACGCTTGCGGAGAGAGCTGCCAGGTCTTCGCTTCAAAGAGCGGTTGGGCCGCGAGTGCGGAGCGGATGGCGGCATGATCGAGATCAGGCATTTTTGTTGGAATGGACAGCGAGACCTGGCCGGGCGGAAATCGCAAGCTGCCGGTCCACCGGAAGCGGGGAAAATCTCGCCGGAAAAATTGCCCTTGCTTCGCCCGGCGCCGGCTCTTTACCTCTGACCCTTTACTCAATTCCAATCTCACCATGGCCAGAATCTGTGCAATCACCGGAAAACGCCCCGTCAAGGGTTCGCGTATCAATCGCAAGGGTCAGTCCAAGAAGAGCGGGGGCATCGGCACGCACGTGACCAGCATCACGAAGCGCAAGTTTCGGCCGAATCTCCAGCGCATCCGCATCAAGACCGAAAACGGCGGCACCAAGCGCGTGCTCGTTTCCGTCAAGGCCATCAAGGCCGGGCTTGTCGTGAAAGCCTGAACAGGCTTTGCTTTCGCTGTTTTGTTTTCATGGGAACCGCCATCCTCCGGGGTGGCGGTTTTTTTGCGGGTGGCGGGGCGGGCACGAGGCGGGGCTTTTCTTTTTACGGCAAACCCCTTTGCTGCCGTCACCATGAGTCTGTTTGGCATACCGGGTTGCGTACGGAAACTGGCGGCGGTGGCCTCCGTCGCGGTGCTGGCGTTGTCGTCGGTCGCGCCGGCGGCGCGGGCCGTGCCGCCTTCGGCGGTGCCGTCGCAAAAGCCCGGCACGGCGTTCCTGCCGGAAGGACGGCTGATCTGGCACGAAATCCAGACCACCGACGTGGAAAAGGCGCTGAAGTTTTACGTCTCGGTTTTCAACTGGACCCGCGTGGATGCGCCGACCGTCAAGGGAGACCGGCCGTACGCGATGCTGAAAAAGGACGACAATGTGTTTGTCGGCGTCGCCCCGCTGTCGGCTTACGGGCTGACGGGTCCGGCGCGCTGGCTGTCGTGGGTGGCGGTGGCCAATGTGGACGAGAGCCTGGTGGCGGTGATGAAGGCCGGCGGGTTGCTGGAAAAGGCGCCCGTCAACCATCTGGTGGGCCGGGTGGCGTTTGTCGGCGATCCGGCGCAGGCGCGGTTTGCGCTGGTGCGGCCGCATTTCCGGCAGCCGTTTGTTTTTCAGGCTCCGGTCACGTGGCACGGGCTGATGGTCGGCGAAGCGGATGCGGAGAAGGTGGCGCCCTTTTACCGGGACGTGCTCGGATGGGGCGAGGCGGTCGTGGACTATTCGTTGCGCAAGTCGTTGCCGGTGCTGACCACGGAGGGCATGCGGGTGGCGAGCGTCCACGTGTCGCCGGGGGGAACGACGGAGCCGGCATTCCTGCCGTTTGTGCAGGTCG harbors:
- a CDS encoding phytoene dehydrogenase, which produces MAYDWLKGVADEYDVIVIGSGLGGLTGANVLAKAGHRVLLIEHHYQFGGLATWFTRKGGHIFDISLHGFPSGMIKSCRRYWTKEIADAIVQLKDIRFINPQMDVWTTFTREDYTRVLVEQFRVDRAQVEAFYDHLRAMNYYDNNPETTGQMFERFFPGRSDVHRLLMEPIAYANGSTMDDPAITFGIVFSNFMGAGVYTFRGGSDLLIAKMCDELRRNGVELRKKVMVERILVEERDGRKVACGIVAAGTGRVIRAKAILSNANIRNTIFRLAGEENFPADFIEQARAVRTNTSSCQVYLGIRKGESIPHIGDLVFTSQAPEYSPQEITSLHTTSRTFSVYYPETRPGSDRYTVVASLNGRYPDWQALSDDDYETHKKRLIEEAIASLEKFIPDVRGKIDWTEAATPRTIERYTTHLNGASFGTKFEGLPVSMNLSEKLPGLYHAGSVGIIMSGWLGTINYGVITANKIDSWLHKLKTA
- a CDS encoding imidazoleglycerol-phosphate dehydratase, which codes for MADQNEQNGQNGRKVTLVRKTAETDIRLTLALDGAGASRIDTGVPFFDHMLTLFTKHGLFDLDVTCKGDVDVDYHHTVEDVGLVLGDAIKQALGEKLGIRRYGFFILPMDETLARVAVDIGGRPHLVYHVEAPTMFVRDFNIILVKEFCRAFSNALGCNLHVEIEYGEEPHHIAEAIFKCLARALDVATQIDPRTAGQLPSTKGKI
- a CDS encoding 1,4-dihydroxy-2-naphthoate prenyltransferase gives rise to the protein MPDPASPSEPRWRIWLAATRPRTLPAAVAPVLVGTALACRAGAQRPWAAAACLGFALLIQIGTNFANEYFDFLKGADTPERVGPRRAVAAGLVTPRTMLGATIGVFAAAFVVGLTLLGYGGWPLLVIGVASIVCGFAYTGGPYPLGYNGLGDIFVFVFFGLVAVGATFFVQAGRLNADVLAAGAGVGALAVNILVANNYRDVETDRKAGKRTLVVRLGRRFARVQFGFAHMLAVAVVLALTWRGLLAPGPALTVAALALVAGVWQSRLLRGATTPAACIRLLGITGRYLALYGIGVAVAALWS
- a CDS encoding O-acetylhomoserine aminocarboxypropyltransferase (catalyzes the formation of L-methionine and acetate from O-acetyl-L-homoserine and methanethiol), which translates into the protein MTTQGFATKALHAGQTPDPATGSRAAPLYQTSSYVFRDTEHAANLFGLKEAGNIYTRIMNPTTDVFEQRVAALEGGTAALAHASGQAAITNALLNVAGAGDHIVSVAQLYGGTWNLFRHTFPRLGIEVSFVDAGDPDAFHRALRPNTKAFYGEGLGNPALNIFPFEEVGRIAREAGVPLIIDNTCLTPWLNRPFEWGANIVVHSTTKYIGGHGTSIGGIVVDGGNFDWGNGKFPGFTQPDASYHGLVYQEAFRAAGADADGKGGVNIACAMKIRLQLLRDMGACISPFNSWLMVQGLETLHLRMERTCANALRVAEFLESHPKIAWTNYPGLKSSPNHAAARKYLRGGFGGLVGFGVKGGFEAGRKLIESLKLFSHLANIGDAKSLAIHPASTTHSQLTDEERLATGTPPDFIRLSVGIEDFEDLQRDLEQALAQV
- a CDS encoding histidinol dehydrogenase: MRILQFASKTFPAELAEFCRGALVPKEIENAVSGILADVRERGDEAVVYYAAKFDGAKLRARDFLVRPSEIEAAVKRLPAADKKALAAAHENIVAFNKKSLPKDWTAKNKHGATVGERFYPVRRVGLYVPGGEVPLVSTVLMTATLARIAGCPQIAVFTPSNPQGRIADGLLAALHLVGITEVYRIGGVQAIAAAAYGTLTIPAVDKIFGPGNAYVCEAKRQVFGTVGVDSLPGPSEVMVICDESANPAFAAADLLAQAEHGSGREKIFFAATSAKIVEAVHAEIRAQLKYLSRAEKIEKVLAAGFLTIEAGTLAQLAEIANYIAPEHLNLQVKDSAQKTLLRTITTAGAILLGNLTATALGDFVAGPSHVLPTGRAGRFFSGLRVADFMRRTSIVNYTKAGVKKAEPIVSAFAAMERLDAHGRSVKLRAL
- a CDS encoding histidinol-phosphate aminotransferase, which encodes MQPLPHIARLHAYTPGLQPTGPGWVKLNTNECPYPPSPRAAAAVQAELAGEGERLRLYPNPASAPLRQLVARLHGHGLTEKNVLIGNGSDDILNLLVRAWGGPANEAAATGFTVPSYSLYPVLVAIQDGACEAIEFDRSMTLPVGKIAASSARMFILTSPNAPTGVAFSNAELETVLARFPGLLVVDEAYAPFARENAVTLLARHPRLVITRTLSKAHALAGIRVGYALAHPDVIDILDRVRDSYNVNRLSQAAAFAALEDTGYYDAIIGKIIETRDYWASDWRRKRGWFTYETQANFIFTEPKNARGETGPAVAKSLYDHFVAQKILVRYFPGHALTAAFLRISVGTDDEMLVVNEAIDAWLTKTNKTDKTDAR